One window of Xanthomonas sp. 10-10 genomic DNA carries:
- a CDS encoding integrase produces MVTDVIVFVPSIEADARTNIRQFIDLARNQLAVFGQDLPFESNTWDVTDAVLTKAKGRKRERISFSMLEAVGGAIPAVMPEPFRSFAKAYIRYLSGVRPVKAIHARVAALRALAAALAEGARECDPVRADSAVFNRATQLLVGNFSAGAAYRVGQQLEILANFMKENALSISRTTWRSPIRRPSDTVRVGAEADRRRAEKLPSAAALEALPRIFLMAQDPADVVTAAAAAIMLAAPERISEILTLPSACEVVEARPGKDDAYGLRWWPAKGAKPGVKWMVPAMVPVVQEALRRIRKVTMEARDIAGWYERNPSQIYLALDVEHLRNSEWLDLEEVARIIGLTGRMGANAWCKAQGIRMVRFKGQGNALYVRFKEVEKVIVSLLPRGFPTLDKATGVTYANALFTVRRNELGMQRSTYRCMIELVSVGQVNTGLGSRSAHGLNSIFSRFGFTEPDGSPIILKSHAFRHYLNTLAQAGGLSQLDVAKWSGRLDVRQNEAYDHVSPRQMLQSIRSAVGTDEMIGPLSAPLERALIKRDAFAQLMVPTAHVTELGYCIHDYTSSPCQLHADCINCQELICIKGDIQKVLRLREQLTEAVRLKQKAEVAVGQGYAGSDRWMEHHRVTVDRLTQLLSIMEDPDIPDGTPIQMAATQAPFRLQGGRVVNSLAAPVAQKSKRRRSENRP; encoded by the coding sequence ATGGTAACTGATGTCATCGTCTTCGTTCCTAGTATTGAAGCTGATGCTAGGACTAACATTCGCCAGTTCATCGATCTGGCTCGCAATCAGCTTGCGGTATTTGGTCAAGATCTTCCGTTCGAAAGTAACACTTGGGACGTGACAGACGCGGTCTTGACCAAAGCTAAAGGAAGAAAGAGAGAGCGGATTAGCTTCTCAATGCTGGAAGCAGTGGGCGGTGCTATTCCGGCAGTCATGCCTGAGCCCTTCCGAAGCTTTGCGAAGGCCTATATTCGCTATCTCTCCGGAGTTCGTCCTGTTAAAGCCATTCACGCCAGAGTCGCTGCGCTTCGTGCATTGGCGGCGGCTCTTGCAGAAGGAGCGCGGGAATGTGATCCAGTACGTGCGGATTCGGCGGTTTTCAATAGAGCTACACAGCTCTTGGTAGGGAATTTCAGCGCTGGAGCCGCCTACCGCGTCGGACAGCAGCTGGAGATTCTAGCGAATTTCATGAAAGAAAATGCTCTGTCGATCAGTCGGACAACTTGGCGTAGTCCGATCCGACGCCCATCTGACACGGTGCGGGTGGGCGCAGAGGCTGATAGGCGTAGAGCGGAAAAACTGCCATCAGCAGCTGCTCTTGAAGCCCTGCCACGAATATTCTTGATGGCCCAAGACCCTGCGGACGTGGTCACCGCGGCAGCTGCTGCAATCATGTTGGCAGCTCCCGAGCGTATCAGTGAAATCTTGACGCTGCCATCGGCTTGCGAGGTCGTAGAGGCGCGTCCCGGGAAGGATGATGCGTACGGTCTGCGCTGGTGGCCGGCTAAGGGCGCAAAGCCTGGAGTGAAGTGGATGGTGCCGGCAATGGTGCCGGTGGTGCAGGAGGCTTTGCGTCGAATCCGGAAAGTCACAATGGAAGCGCGAGATATCGCCGGGTGGTATGAACGCAATCCTAGTCAGATCTATTTGGCATTAGACGTGGAGCATCTCCGCAACAGTGAATGGCTAGACCTTGAGGAAGTTGCACGGATCATCGGCTTGACAGGCAGAATGGGCGCAAACGCATGGTGTAAAGCTCAGGGAATTAGGATGGTTAGATTTAAGGGGCAGGGTAATGCGTTGTACGTCAGGTTTAAGGAGGTTGAGAAGGTCATTGTCTCGCTGCTGCCGCGAGGCTTTCCCACGCTTGATAAGGCGACCGGTGTCACCTATGCAAATGCTTTATTCACTGTCCGCAGAAACGAGCTAGGAATGCAGCGTAGTACCTATCGTTGTATGATTGAGCTTGTGAGTGTAGGTCAAGTAAATACAGGGCTCGGAAGCCGGAGCGCGCATGGGTTGAATTCAATCTTCTCTCGCTTTGGATTTACGGAGCCAGATGGTAGTCCCATTATCCTGAAGTCACATGCTTTTCGGCACTATCTCAATACGTTGGCGCAGGCCGGTGGTTTGAGCCAGCTAGATGTTGCGAAATGGTCTGGCCGACTGGATGTGCGCCAGAACGAGGCGTATGACCATGTTTCACCCAGACAGATGCTCCAAAGTATTCGCTCGGCAGTGGGTACAGATGAGATGATTGGTCCTCTATCCGCGCCGCTAGAACGTGCGCTGATCAAGCGTGATGCCTTTGCGCAACTGATGGTTCCGACTGCGCACGTAACAGAGCTCGGATACTGTATTCACGACTACACGTCGTCTCCATGTCAGTTGCATGCCGACTGCATTAATTGCCAAGAGTTGATCTGTATAAAAGGTGATATCCAAAAAGTCTTGAGATTGCGTGAGCAGTTGACGGAGGCGGTTCGGCTGAAGCAGAAGGCAGAAGTGGCGGTCGGCCAAGGCTATGCCGGCAGTGATCGCTGGATGGAACATCATCGCGTGACAGTGGACCGGCTCACCCAGTTGCTGTCCATCATGGAAGATCCGGATATTCCAGATGGTACGCCAATCCAGATGGCAGCGACTCAAGCTCCGTTCCGCCTTCAAGGGGGGCGAGTTGTTAATTCGTTAGCTGCGCCAGTTGCCCAGAAGAGCAAGCGGAGGCGTAGTGAGAACAGGCCATAA
- the avs1b gene encoding AVAST type 1 anti-phage system protease Avs1b: MIEEEIKDASCQVLADKKSGTGWLISPSHVLTALHTIEGADGGLCGHVTVRFYGGGATRDFEATVLAADGDLDVCLLGLPEALGYRPIALSANPVRPGMCWHAFGYPAVKLDVGHLAQGTVQQVLAVPVQGIDLDLTVDPETVLSGYEGLSGAALIVDDVCQGIIRIRVDNTLGAVGTARFRAFLESHGVISSSEVDAPDVDLPKGVARRNFDEKFTDCLREGGSGYVLLEGTHGIGKSTYCQTFDPNGGGIDVLGVYAFTDRARFSTPAHQAQPEIFFDWLNSLRSAKSTGRPARLTELSYPQLIEHTARALQELADGCVRSGMRGVLFIDGLNEADRLGGEALQRFIGLLPRVLPTGLKVVLTGVGLDALSGKLGDIARGAVRLTLPALDDQAQVEICRSTLEGDRATPALIDLLCERALGHPLYLRYLIDLVNGGISDEELRTLPAFSGAIEDYYETIWARLIQDNDVVNLLAIIARLRWSVPTSALMPLLNMGERAVYVSTLARIRHLLSRAEETEIYHPSFSEFVVHKTSVSGNWVQGRLADFCTDTASGDYGVLNRIYHGLLGERDVRREALNACDQTWVDHAVLLEAEPDVLLTDIDDALTIATAEGKAIDIVRLLLLSQRLGFRYNTLFAQSAELVAQALISLGKTKQALRHILRYRTLIVDPQEAFAVAQSMIAAKQYDDAGKILETVERALTEAFTPEDMTWNQFTFLMKLRTHLYVLVEEAGSDPPTIELLKYARRVVMNPGNGLPVDQQQEIMQAIIGDMLGAAFCLRGSYKSIAKIPIPDGVPPHFQATSLIAILLHAKLYSDTYGIELQEAPVQLLLSDIEEKLDGSLPVDDRTFFVVDALIEVGAAPELVMRYAGEMLIAVADIPLFTKNRALADEKAFDDAYRRQRASYFLSQQLVWPVAQLPDSDNWEVRLVTLARSVACHDGCARRAYALNDAVAVNAIREDIEVNLLPAFEFTLKSRIRWDESYFMPEHVIPWLYQHLVRLYIDCFGGSADALFALLKRGFGEQLGLYNEGFRRALEGLIGPIISADKLGGLEDTVFDAVVAWRDYTLKNVENRHELVPELLKIVSLLARIGAPEEALRTYRSVLGVSMGPGWYKEDQLSLMSETLAALSLGTAVDTVVLAQIAANLERATGEMTFRRYVRADKGSFIGELCRRGLSAGAVRYFQHQSCGTNQQLFDQVAESDLDRVSPFVGMRFPGGSLEEQAALLQFVKHVDVSLGWRIRWALLESYLQGDDRYLDGWGLAYANIINRLVDHPLDLAWASNRIKMLSLSMSRERAWLLLQALMSRLEPAALTALGSLFEKIEGDLSEDQVDRISSNFGVRRRRLNGLRTDLDKQVTQVTKPSVDVGEPESGDEDGIWMPGTFGRRSALQEAERALEASRKHLKRRNSAEAIACSLEALRALQRGEWSVWDHLHSAGEADRILKSLIPDGDALARAYGDLAIEERHTQRWQIASRLIQLASSGLDAQAQADMLDVAIDHVGLLVGAASTNPFTYIGNEAHDEDTPPALELLLWTLDHPSWERRDSAASMLLWLLRTEDTWIQPVVRLMVSRDPRYRADVATGALDVLSKENPLGLWSRIVPYLEMDALPDQVAHVSRYAALIRVADRAGRQGDGSAAKLARALEARLPISDSSDAVHASPPPPTYLPSNLFGVWKGLSEIGMLDSTSVKRFAAALATACLPLSIEDCHALELSVSQGFRERIGLLDRWECKVRHALCVAIFPDLSLDALRVADAILRTCNPESLVEPPAELRPTSRLIEALIARDEDAYQPSDHDFVYLHMQCMAEIDKKLVHVELIPELIAPGSKRPGPVSDPAFLSTEIPDFQDSNATDVCGRVRPIAATFGSLTPAIVTPQFLALIGADPSACVRHHWRDGSTATVMSPVQSRVFEHALLAVRRAAFDLPSGWRLAWSLHVSGKYQTTLNKY; the protein is encoded by the coding sequence GTGATCGAAGAAGAAATCAAGGATGCGTCCTGTCAGGTGCTGGCAGATAAAAAATCAGGCACAGGCTGGCTGATTTCGCCTAGCCATGTGCTGACGGCGCTCCACACCATTGAGGGAGCGGACGGCGGACTGTGCGGCCACGTCACGGTGCGTTTCTACGGCGGTGGGGCCACGCGGGACTTCGAGGCGACTGTGCTTGCGGCCGACGGGGACCTTGACGTGTGCCTGCTGGGATTACCGGAAGCGCTTGGCTATCGCCCGATCGCCCTTTCGGCCAATCCAGTGCGGCCGGGAATGTGCTGGCATGCCTTTGGCTATCCGGCCGTTAAACTCGACGTCGGGCACCTTGCACAGGGCACAGTGCAGCAAGTGCTCGCGGTCCCTGTTCAAGGCATCGACCTAGACTTGACCGTCGATCCGGAGACGGTTCTGTCCGGCTACGAGGGTTTGTCCGGTGCAGCGCTCATTGTAGACGACGTTTGCCAGGGGATTATTCGGATCCGGGTGGACAACACGCTTGGGGCAGTCGGAACCGCGCGATTCAGAGCATTTCTTGAGAGCCATGGGGTTATTTCATCAAGTGAGGTCGATGCACCGGATGTGGATCTTCCCAAAGGAGTTGCGCGCAGGAATTTCGATGAAAAGTTTACTGACTGTCTCCGTGAGGGCGGATCAGGTTATGTGCTCTTAGAAGGGACGCACGGAATCGGAAAGTCGACCTACTGCCAGACATTCGATCCTAATGGTGGAGGTATCGACGTCCTAGGAGTTTATGCGTTCACGGACCGGGCGCGCTTCTCCACACCTGCTCACCAAGCGCAGCCCGAGATTTTCTTCGACTGGCTCAACTCGTTGCGCTCGGCAAAGTCCACGGGGCGTCCTGCGCGCCTCACGGAGTTGTCCTACCCGCAGCTCATTGAGCATACGGCGCGTGCGTTGCAGGAGCTCGCGGATGGCTGCGTCCGGTCTGGCATGCGAGGAGTGTTGTTCATTGATGGCCTCAATGAGGCTGACCGTTTGGGGGGGGAAGCCCTGCAACGGTTTATTGGTTTGCTCCCTCGTGTGTTGCCTACCGGACTCAAGGTTGTCCTCACGGGAGTCGGGCTGGACGCTTTGTCTGGCAAACTCGGTGACATTGCGCGCGGCGCGGTACGTCTGACACTGCCCGCCCTTGATGACCAGGCACAAGTCGAAATTTGCCGGTCTACGCTGGAAGGCGACAGAGCTACGCCGGCGCTAATCGATCTGCTGTGCGAGCGGGCTTTGGGTCACCCTCTATATCTGCGCTACCTGATTGACCTAGTGAACGGCGGCATCAGCGATGAAGAGCTGCGGACACTGCCCGCGTTCAGCGGCGCCATCGAGGACTATTACGAGACGATCTGGGCTAGGCTCATTCAAGATAACGACGTGGTCAATCTGCTCGCTATCATCGCGCGATTGCGCTGGAGCGTGCCGACCAGCGCGCTTATGCCCTTGTTGAACATGGGCGAGCGTGCCGTCTATGTCTCGACGCTTGCAAGAATCCGGCATCTCTTATCGCGCGCCGAAGAGACAGAGATCTACCATCCCTCCTTTTCAGAATTTGTCGTCCACAAGACTTCGGTCTCAGGTAACTGGGTGCAAGGACGGCTTGCGGACTTCTGTACAGATACCGCAAGCGGCGACTACGGAGTGCTGAATAGGATCTATCACGGACTTCTTGGCGAGCGTGATGTCAGGAGAGAAGCGCTCAATGCCTGCGATCAAACGTGGGTCGATCATGCGGTGCTGTTGGAGGCCGAGCCTGATGTGCTTCTGACGGACATTGACGATGCGCTTACCATTGCAACGGCCGAAGGCAAGGCCATCGACATCGTTAGACTGCTTTTGTTGTCTCAGCGATTGGGGTTTCGCTACAACACGTTATTCGCACAGTCTGCTGAGTTGGTGGCCCAGGCACTAATTTCACTAGGCAAGACCAAACAGGCGTTGCGGCACATTCTCCGTTACCGCACATTGATCGTGGACCCTCAGGAGGCCTTTGCCGTCGCCCAAAGCATGATTGCAGCCAAGCAATACGATGATGCGGGAAAAATCCTAGAGACTGTGGAACGGGCATTGACTGAGGCGTTCACGCCGGAAGACATGACCTGGAACCAGTTTACTTTTCTTATGAAGCTGAGAACTCACCTCTACGTGCTTGTCGAGGAAGCCGGTAGTGACCCTCCCACGATCGAGCTCCTTAAGTACGCCCGCAGGGTGGTTATGAATCCGGGTAATGGCCTGCCTGTGGATCAGCAGCAAGAGATCATGCAGGCTATCATTGGTGACATGCTTGGCGCCGCGTTTTGCTTGAGAGGATCCTACAAGTCCATCGCCAAGATTCCGATCCCAGATGGGGTGCCACCGCATTTTCAGGCAACGTCGCTGATTGCCATTCTGTTGCATGCCAAATTGTACAGCGACACTTACGGAATTGAGCTGCAGGAGGCGCCTGTGCAGCTGTTACTTTCCGACATTGAGGAAAAGCTTGACGGAAGCCTGCCAGTCGATGACCGGACCTTCTTCGTGGTCGATGCCCTGATCGAAGTCGGAGCGGCGCCCGAACTCGTCATGCGATATGCGGGAGAGATGCTTATCGCGGTGGCTGATATTCCTTTGTTCACCAAGAACAGAGCGCTCGCCGACGAGAAAGCGTTCGATGATGCCTATCGACGACAACGCGCCAGCTATTTCCTTTCCCAGCAACTGGTGTGGCCAGTTGCTCAGCTCCCTGACTCGGATAACTGGGAGGTTCGCCTCGTTACCCTCGCACGGTCGGTGGCCTGCCACGACGGTTGTGCTCGGCGTGCATATGCGCTTAACGATGCCGTAGCTGTCAACGCGATTCGGGAGGACATTGAAGTTAATCTTCTACCGGCATTTGAATTCACGCTCAAGTCCCGAATACGGTGGGATGAGAGCTATTTTATGCCGGAACATGTGATTCCGTGGCTCTACCAACATTTGGTGCGGCTATACATCGACTGCTTTGGCGGAAGCGCGGATGCTTTGTTTGCCTTGTTAAAAAGGGGATTTGGTGAGCAACTTGGGCTCTACAACGAAGGATTTCGTCGAGCGTTGGAGGGCCTGATTGGGCCCATCATCAGTGCAGATAAGTTGGGTGGTCTGGAAGACACCGTGTTCGACGCGGTGGTTGCATGGCGCGATTACACGTTAAAGAACGTAGAGAACCGGCATGAGTTGGTGCCGGAGTTGCTAAAAATCGTGTCGCTGTTGGCTCGAATAGGCGCTCCGGAGGAAGCATTACGTACGTACCGCTCCGTGCTGGGGGTTTCGATGGGCCCCGGATGGTACAAGGAGGATCAACTATCGCTGATGTCGGAGACGCTCGCGGCGTTGTCCCTTGGAACCGCAGTCGATACTGTGGTTCTCGCACAGATTGCGGCCAATCTTGAGCGAGCGACTGGCGAGATGACGTTTCGGCGATACGTGCGCGCCGACAAGGGATCGTTTATCGGGGAACTTTGTCGGCGAGGCTTGAGCGCCGGTGCTGTGAGGTATTTTCAGCACCAGTCGTGTGGAACCAACCAGCAGTTGTTCGACCAAGTTGCAGAGAGCGACTTAGACCGCGTGTCGCCTTTTGTCGGCATGCGATTTCCGGGTGGATCGCTGGAAGAGCAGGCAGCGCTGCTGCAGTTCGTCAAGCACGTAGATGTTTCTCTTGGTTGGCGGATACGCTGGGCTCTGCTAGAGAGCTACTTGCAGGGCGACGACCGCTACTTGGATGGCTGGGGTTTGGCTTACGCCAACATCATCAATCGGCTAGTGGATCATCCGTTAGATCTTGCATGGGCATCTAACAGAATCAAGATGCTCTCGCTGTCGATGAGTCGAGAAAGAGCATGGCTCCTGCTGCAGGCCCTGATGTCGCGCTTGGAGCCAGCGGCTTTGACGGCGCTAGGCTCCTTGTTTGAGAAAATCGAGGGCGACTTATCCGAGGATCAGGTTGACCGGATCAGTTCGAACTTCGGTGTTCGCAGGCGGCGTCTGAACGGTTTGCGAACAGATCTGGATAAGCAGGTTACGCAAGTCACCAAGCCTTCGGTTGATGTAGGCGAGCCAGAATCCGGCGACGAGGACGGGATTTGGATGCCAGGGACCTTCGGGAGGCGGTCTGCGCTTCAGGAGGCGGAACGCGCGTTGGAGGCGTCGCGAAAGCATCTCAAACGACGGAACTCCGCTGAGGCGATCGCTTGCAGCCTTGAGGCGCTTAGGGCGTTGCAGCGAGGGGAATGGTCGGTATGGGATCACCTCCACTCGGCCGGCGAGGCAGATCGAATCCTGAAAAGTCTCATTCCAGATGGTGACGCATTGGCGCGGGCCTATGGCGATCTTGCCATCGAGGAACGGCACACCCAGCGATGGCAAATTGCCTCCCGACTTATCCAGCTGGCCAGCTCTGGGTTGGATGCGCAAGCACAAGCCGACATGCTGGACGTGGCAATCGACCATGTAGGGTTGCTGGTTGGTGCTGCATCTACCAATCCTTTTACGTACATTGGCAACGAAGCGCACGATGAGGACACGCCGCCGGCACTGGAACTCTTGCTTTGGACGTTGGACCATCCCAGCTGGGAACGACGTGATAGTGCAGCATCCATGCTGCTTTGGCTGTTGCGGACGGAAGATACATGGATTCAGCCAGTTGTACGGCTCATGGTCTCGCGTGATCCCCGTTATCGGGCTGACGTCGCAACCGGCGCGCTTGATGTTTTGTCCAAAGAGAATCCGCTGGGGTTGTGGTCGCGAATCGTTCCCTACTTGGAGATGGATGCGCTGCCGGATCAAGTCGCCCACGTCAGTAGGTATGCGGCACTTATCCGGGTGGCTGATAGGGCTGGCAGACAGGGAGATGGCAGCGCAGCCAAGCTCGCACGCGCGCTCGAAGCCAGGTTGCCGATATCGGATTCATCGGATGCGGTGCATGCTTCTCCGCCTCCTCCAACATATCTTCCCTCCAATCTATTCGGTGTTTGGAAAGGTTTGAGCGAAATTGGTATGTTGGACTCTACATCAGTAAAGCGATTCGCTGCGGCACTTGCAACAGCCTGTTTGCCGTTGAGCATTGAAGATTGTCATGCACTGGAACTAAGTGTCTCACAGGGATTTCGCGAGCGGATAGGTCTCCTGGATCGCTGGGAATGCAAGGTGCGGCATGCGTTGTGCGTTGCCATCTTTCCCGATCTGTCGCTTGATGCATTGCGGGTGGCCGATGCCATTCTCAGAACATGCAACCCGGAGTCACTGGTGGAGCCGCCAGCTGAACTGCGGCCAACTTCCCGCCTGATCGAAGCGCTAATTGCGAGAGATGAAGATGCCTACCAGCCGTCGGACCACGACTTTGTATATCTGCATATGCAGTGCATGGCGGAGATTGATAAGAAACTCGTCCACGTCGAGTTGATTCCCGAGTTGATTGCGCCAGGATCCAAGCGCCCCGGTCCGGTATCCGACCCGGCTTTTCTTTCTACGGAGATACCGGACTTTCAAGATAGCAACGCGACGGATGTTTGTGGTAGGGTCCGCCCAATTGCCGCAACGTTTGGATCCTTGACGCCAGCGATCGTGACACCACAGTTCTTGGCGTTGATCGGCGCCGATCCATCGGCATGTGTGCGTCATCATTGGCGCGACGGTAGTACAGCTACTGTGATGTCACCTGTTCAGAGCCGCGTTTTCGAGCATGCGTTGCTCGCCGTCAGGCGAGCCGCGTTCGATCTGCCATCTGGTTGGCGCCTGGCGTGGAGCTTGCACGTCAGTGGAAAATATCAAACCACATTGAACAAGTACTGA
- a CDS encoding XVIPCD domain-containing protein, with protein sequence MPFFLQLQKDGSIATVVGQNDDRMEIRATTTAAEISQAERQQAMPANIPQPNPSTPSPHTQQPAAPPTQTPLPSAPSSQTTPEHSSALDDDHLQQRAAATGRTTTQVAAPAMQMGARSNPSHDPREDEQPSVNRQSAVGPKPQDAALLAQLRSSIARLDESANKPWDERSDRMVASAYRMAVEAGFNPGDKVDVALNIPTDKLPGGVTMFVMRSGPGASPDPYANRAHMPTSEALAAAPEQQYLAANQARDTQEQTRLQELAQARDHSQDDPSRSGPRMM encoded by the coding sequence ATGCCCTTCTTCCTGCAGCTGCAGAAAGATGGCTCAATTGCCACGGTGGTTGGCCAGAACGACGACCGCATGGAGATCAGGGCAACCACGACGGCAGCAGAGATATCGCAGGCAGAACGGCAGCAGGCCATGCCTGCCAACATCCCCCAACCCAACCCCTCCACGCCATCGCCTCACACACAGCAGCCTGCAGCGCCGCCTACGCAAACCCCATTGCCCAGCGCGCCGTCGTCGCAGACAACGCCGGAACATTCGTCAGCGCTGGATGACGATCACTTGCAACAGCGCGCAGCGGCCACGGGCAGAACCACGACACAGGTCGCCGCACCGGCAATGCAGATGGGTGCGCGCTCTAATCCATCGCACGATCCTCGTGAAGACGAGCAGCCATCTGTGAATCGTCAGAGCGCCGTTGGCCCAAAACCGCAAGACGCTGCGCTGTTGGCGCAACTACGCTCATCCATCGCAAGGCTCGATGAGAGCGCCAACAAACCGTGGGATGAGCGCAGCGATCGCATGGTTGCTAGCGCCTACAGAATGGCGGTGGAGGCAGGATTCAATCCCGGCGACAAGGTCGACGTTGCACTGAACATACCGACCGACAAGCTTCCGGGCGGCGTGACGATGTTCGTGATGCGCTCAGGCCCAGGCGCCTCCCCGGATCCGTATGCCAACCGCGCGCACATGCCGACCAGCGAGGCTCTAGCTGCGGCTCCCGAACAACAGTATCTGGCGGCTAACCAGGCACGCGATACGCAAGAGCAAACGCGCTTGCAAGAGCTCGCACAGGCTCGTGATCACAGCCAGGATGATCCAAGCAGGAGCGGGCCGCGAATGATGTAA
- the avs1a gene encoding AVAST type 1 anti-phage system MBL fold metallo-hydrolase Avs1a yields MPKLKMYPARNGDAFLVEVAGQHILIDAGYASTFRDEIAPDLLKLHQAGRRLSLAVCTHVDADHIGGMIEFIGANGAPGARRIIEVDQFWHNGLRSLPAASGAADNTADRQLLQAIQRRGFSIEVGASPEARPISARQGSSLARLLAQYQYRWNGDNGLRCVQMQTLPGVLVEGVELHVIGPPIGRLHALRGWWLSELRQLSYKGSGRISDLAEDAYEMWLASERSTPIAAITSIAAGEAGGLKDVHIADTSLTNGSSIAFVVQGEGARLLFLGDAWADDVIAAVPAKGSAPVVFDAIKISHHGSRHNSSVELLQRVDAPCFLISSDGSRHGHPDFEVLAEIVDRPAAFERQIHLNYDTPAARKLSQHVSRAGASFSVHIGRSDWITVGETRT; encoded by the coding sequence ATGCCGAAGCTGAAGATGTATCCCGCAAGGAACGGCGACGCTTTCCTTGTTGAGGTCGCGGGGCAACACATCCTGATTGACGCTGGGTATGCCTCCACTTTTCGAGATGAAATCGCTCCTGACCTGTTGAAATTGCATCAAGCAGGAAGGCGCCTCAGTCTCGCCGTATGCACTCATGTTGATGCTGACCACATCGGCGGAATGATCGAGTTCATTGGGGCGAATGGTGCTCCCGGTGCCCGGCGCATTATCGAGGTTGATCAGTTTTGGCACAACGGTCTGCGGTCTTTGCCTGCCGCCTCAGGCGCAGCAGACAATACTGCGGACCGGCAGCTGCTACAGGCAATCCAGCGCCGTGGGTTTTCGATCGAAGTGGGAGCGTCGCCCGAAGCACGGCCAATCAGCGCACGTCAGGGTAGCTCGTTGGCCCGGTTATTGGCGCAATACCAGTATAGATGGAATGGCGATAATGGCCTGCGATGCGTGCAGATGCAGACACTGCCGGGGGTGCTGGTTGAAGGCGTCGAGCTACACGTCATAGGTCCGCCGATCGGTCGGTTGCATGCCCTGCGCGGATGGTGGCTATCTGAGCTGCGGCAGCTCAGCTACAAGGGCAGTGGCCGGATCAGCGATCTGGCCGAGGACGCGTACGAGATGTGGCTGGCATCGGAGAGGTCGACCCCCATTGCGGCGATTACTTCGATCGCAGCTGGAGAGGCGGGAGGTTTGAAAGACGTCCATATCGCCGACACTTCGTTAACTAACGGGAGTTCAATCGCCTTCGTCGTACAAGGGGAGGGGGCAAGACTTTTGTTCCTGGGTGATGCCTGGGCTGACGACGTTATTGCGGCTGTACCTGCGAAGGGGTCCGCACCGGTCGTGTTCGATGCGATCAAGATCTCGCACCATGGCAGCCGGCATAACTCAAGCGTCGAACTGCTGCAACGCGTCGACGCGCCGTGTTTTCTGATCTCTTCTGATGGATCGCGTCACGGGCACCCGGACTTCGAGGTATTGGCCGAAATTGTCGACCGCCCTGCAGCCTTCGAACGCCAGATACATCTCAACTACGACACGCCCGCCGCAAGGAAGCTGTCACAACATGTATCAAGAGCCGGTGCGTCGTTCAGCGTGCACATTGGACGCAGCGACTGGATCACTGTTGGGGAGACAAGGACGTGA
- a CDS encoding BPSL0761 family protein yields MPVERTRNLIQAGAFLKELSANAAVPKAVRTEAYRLLRHFPSVSDVEAIAANEAHLLQLTGSRLVRNYLVPTFDDDWVRGYKLGPHIGG; encoded by the coding sequence ATGCCAGTCGAGCGCACGCGTAACCTTATCCAGGCCGGGGCATTTCTTAAAGAACTCTCGGCTAATGCGGCCGTGCCCAAAGCGGTCCGAACGGAGGCCTACCGACTGCTGCGTCACTTCCCCTCGGTGTCGGACGTCGAAGCAATTGCGGCCAATGAAGCGCATCTACTTCAGCTTACGGGATCAAGGCTGGTAAGGAACTACCTCGTCCCCACGTTCGACGATGACTGGGTTCGCGGGTACAAGCTTGGTCCACACATCGGGGGATAG
- the avs1c gene encoding AVAST type 1 anti-phage system protein Avs1c gives MSTPMTRVDFEDRINLVREQLRLGKMHFARGLRGPDSLLQVRKLPNGRIDLLSIDESARLQANTMYQMMIGGFGAEIDALINASESDAEL, from the coding sequence ATGTCCACGCCCATGACGCGTGTCGATTTCGAAGATCGTATTAACCTTGTTCGCGAGCAACTGCGCTTGGGAAAGATGCACTTTGCGCGCGGCTTGCGTGGTCCGGATTCGCTTTTGCAGGTGCGTAAATTGCCAAATGGTCGAATCGATCTTCTCAGTATTGATGAGAGTGCCCGACTTCAGGCGAACACGATGTATCAGATGATGATCGGCGGCTTTGGTGCAGAGATCGATGCATTGATCAATGCTTCCGAATCTGACGCTGAGCTGTGA
- a CDS encoding helix-turn-helix transcriptional regulator, protein MASKTIYRDDYRKLVERLRDRRETLGLSQSEVARALGWPQQRVSAVEAGARRLDVIEFFQLTATLGLTASQAVKLVFPTA, encoded by the coding sequence GTGGCGTCCAAAACCATTTATCGCGATGACTACCGAAAGCTGGTGGAACGGCTACGTGACCGCCGCGAGACGCTGGGGCTGTCGCAGAGTGAGGTGGCTCGTGCATTGGGCTGGCCACAGCAGCGCGTCTCCGCGGTTGAGGCCGGTGCTCGCCGGCTGGATGTCATCGAGTTCTTCCAGCTGACTGCAACCCTGGGCCTGACTGCCTCGCAAGCCGTCAAACTTGTTTTTCCGACCGCCTGA